Proteins encoded together in one Acidobacteriota bacterium window:
- a CDS encoding condensation domain-containing protein has product MSGPNRPELAAELAALSPEKRRLLEKLLDAEGLSLGRERPPYEEPSDDTARALAEIWQEVLEVERVGARDDFFQLGGDSISCLQMVARARRRGLSLDTREVFATPVLGELAARTESSSLSPPASEGDPEPFSLLAFSPERLARLRQEHAGLEDAYPLTPVQAGMLFHVLADDDPDLYRDHGLATVVGVLDRAAFGRAWRRLAARHPAMRTSFVWRGIERPMQLVHGEVDSDIEDLDLHQLPPAEVEARIAERLEADRRRPLDLDLPPLFRMTVVRCPDRAGRPCHRLLWTHHHMAHDAWSLAVLVQELLALYGEEAGGEAAALPPAPAFARHVAWSATYDPEASEPFWRRLYGASQPTPPPGDLGPDRPPQPRYWSRPVDAETYRDLRGWTRRDGLTVSTALHAAWALRLAAAVPARREVVFGTVVAGRPADLPGAEAMVGLFIHTLPLRLELPPERPLDEWLAEVQERVHELRAHEQTPLTVVQRWSGRGREPLFETVLVVQNVFTGSASGAGLELAGFELAGHTHYPLLLRATPGEELLLECLADGARVPAAKGLMGDVAWLLGELAAADGDRPLGDLLAAVQEHLAQAGETARGAYRRAGLERLRAAAAKAIDPETDEETP; this is encoded by the coding sequence ATGAGTGGTCCGAACCGCCCCGAGCTGGCCGCCGAGCTCGCGGCTCTGTCGCCGGAGAAGCGCCGCCTGCTCGAGAAGCTACTCGACGCCGAGGGGCTCTCCCTCGGTCGCGAGCGGCCGCCCTACGAGGAGCCGTCGGACGACACGGCGCGCGCCCTCGCCGAGATCTGGCAAGAGGTGCTCGAGGTCGAGCGGGTCGGCGCCCGAGACGACTTCTTCCAGCTCGGCGGCGATTCCATCTCCTGTCTGCAGATGGTTGCTCGCGCCCGGCGGCGGGGCCTTTCCCTCGACACCCGGGAGGTGTTCGCGACGCCGGTGCTCGGCGAGCTCGCGGCGCGCACCGAAAGCTCGTCGTTGTCGCCGCCTGCCTCCGAGGGCGACCCCGAGCCTTTCTCGCTCCTCGCCTTCTCCCCCGAACGGCTGGCGCGCCTGCGGCAGGAGCATGCGGGGCTCGAGGACGCCTATCCCTTGACCCCGGTTCAGGCGGGGATGCTCTTCCACGTTCTCGCCGACGACGACCCGGATCTGTACCGCGATCACGGGTTGGCGACGGTCGTCGGCGTTCTCGACCGCGCCGCCTTCGGCCGCGCCTGGCGGCGTCTGGCGGCGCGTCATCCGGCGATGCGCACCTCCTTCGTCTGGCGCGGTATCGAGCGCCCGATGCAGCTCGTGCATGGCGAGGTCGACAGCGACATCGAAGACCTCGACCTGCACCAGCTCCCGCCCGCGGAGGTCGAGGCACGGATCGCCGAGCGGCTCGAGGCCGACCGGCGTCGCCCCCTCGATCTCGACCTCCCGCCGCTCTTCCGCATGACCGTGGTCCGCTGCCCGGATCGCGCCGGTCGCCCCTGCCACCGTCTGCTCTGGACCCACCACCACATGGCCCACGACGCGTGGTCCCTGGCGGTGCTGGTCCAGGAGCTCCTCGCCCTCTACGGCGAGGAAGCGGGTGGCGAGGCCGCGGCCCTTCCGCCAGCACCGGCCTTCGCGCGCCACGTCGCCTGGAGCGCAACCTACGACCCCGAAGCCTCGGAGCCTTTCTGGCGTCGCCTCTACGGAGCGTCGCAGCCGACTCCGCCGCCGGGCGATCTCGGGCCGGATCGACCGCCGCAGCCTCGCTACTGGAGCCGGCCCGTCGACGCCGAGACCTACCGCGATCTGCGCGGCTGGACCCGCCGCGACGGCCTGACCGTCTCCACCGCCCTGCACGCGGCCTGGGCCCTGCGCCTCGCCGCCGCCGTTCCGGCCCGTCGCGAGGTGGTCTTCGGAACCGTCGTCGCTGGCCGCCCCGCCGATCTGCCGGGAGCCGAGGCGATGGTGGGCCTGTTCATCCACACCCTGCCGCTGCGCCTGGAGCTGCCGCCGGAGCGACCCCTCGACGAGTGGCTGGCCGAAGTGCAGGAGCGGGTGCATGAGCTGCGCGCCCACGAGCAGACACCACTCACGGTCGTGCAGCGCTGGAGCGGCCGGGGTCGCGAGCCGCTGTTCGAGACCGTGCTGGTGGTGCAGAACGTCTTCACCGGCAGCGCTTCCGGCGCCGGCCTCGAGCTCGCCGGCTTCGAGCTGGCCGGGCACACCCACTACCCGCTGTTGCTGCGCGCCACTCCCGGCGAAGAACTCCTGCTCGAGTGCCTCGCCGATGGCGCCCGCGTACCGGCGGCGAAGGGCCTGATGGGCGACGTCGCCTGGCTGCTCGGCGAGCTCGCCGCCGCCGATGGCGACCGCCCCCTCGGCGATCTGCTCGCCGCCGTCCAGGAACACCTGGCGCAGGCCGGGGAGACCGCTCGCGGTGCCTACCGGCGGGCGGGCCTCGAGCGCCTGCGCGCCGCTGCCGCGAAAGCCATCGATCCAGAGACTGACGAGGAGACCCCATGA
- a CDS encoding TauD/TfdA family dioxygenase: protein MTQKPSLPGLGSVRPRAVSVDTEITVRRGHLPGLEELPLLIEPERPGVDLATWVRRDRATLDRELADTGGILFRGFNVEGPEAFQKAVEALGGEALEYKERSSPRSEVSGRVYTSTDYPPDQPIFLHNENSYAHRWPSRIFFYCEVEPGEGGATPIADVRRVYRRIPEAIRSTFEERGILYRRNFSDLVGLSWRTVFQSDSREEVERYATAAGYQIEWLDGDRLRTERRAPAVLRHPQTGELIWFNHGTFFHLSTLPETVREGLQALFPLEDLPNHTYYGDGGEIEAATMDALREAYRAETVSFPWRRGDVLMLDNMLVAHGREPFQGPRRILTAMTEPIAAAELPEAPQ from the coding sequence ATGACACAGAAGCCGAGCCTCCCTGGCCTCGGGAGCGTTCGCCCCCGGGCCGTTTCCGTCGATACCGAAATCACCGTACGCCGTGGTCACCTGCCGGGCCTCGAAGAGCTTCCGCTGCTGATCGAGCCCGAACGCCCCGGGGTCGATCTCGCGACCTGGGTGCGCCGAGATCGCGCCACCCTCGACCGCGAGCTCGCCGACACCGGCGGCATCCTGTTCCGGGGCTTCAATGTCGAGGGTCCGGAGGCCTTCCAGAAAGCGGTCGAGGCCCTCGGCGGCGAGGCCCTCGAGTACAAGGAGCGATCCTCGCCGCGCAGCGAGGTGTCGGGGCGGGTCTACACGTCCACCGACTATCCGCCCGATCAGCCGATCTTCCTCCACAACGAGAACTCCTACGCCCATCGTTGGCCGTCGCGGATCTTCTTCTACTGCGAGGTCGAGCCCGGCGAGGGGGGAGCCACGCCGATCGCCGACGTGCGTCGGGTATACCGGCGAATCCCCGAGGCCATCCGGAGCACTTTCGAGGAGCGCGGGATCCTCTACCGGCGCAACTTCAGCGACCTCGTCGGCCTGTCCTGGCGAACCGTGTTCCAGAGCGATTCGCGCGAGGAGGTCGAGCGCTATGCCACCGCCGCCGGCTATCAGATCGAATGGCTGGACGGCGACCGCCTGCGCACCGAGCGGCGCGCCCCGGCGGTGCTGCGACACCCGCAGACCGGTGAGCTGATCTGGTTCAATCACGGCACCTTCTTTCACCTCTCGACCTTGCCCGAGACGGTGCGTGAAGGGCTGCAGGCCCTCTTCCCTCTCGAGGATCTGCCCAACCACACCTACTACGGCGACGGCGGCGAGATCGAAGCCGCGACCATGGACGCCTTGCGCGAGGCCTACCGGGCCGAGACGGTGTCGTTCCCCTGGCGGCGCGGCGATGTGCTGATGCTCGACAACATGCTCGTCGCCCACGGTCGCGAGCCCTTCCAGGGTCCGCGCCGGATCCTCACCGCGATGACCGAGCCGATCGCGGCGGCGGAGCTTCCGGAGGCGCCGCAATGA
- a CDS encoding amino acid adenylation domain-containing protein yields MAFQRAARAKVESFDQIVRRRAGDHPERTAFRFLARGEELVAELSYGDLDRRARVLAARLQGVGEPGDRALLVLPPGLDFVVAFVACLYSGRIAVPVSPPRPGRPSPALEAVLADARPRWLLEGGGAGDRAGRLYPELKALTAVAVDDLVTSGETRDLGASWRPLAADPDAIALIQYTSGSTRRPRGVVVRHRNLLHNQEQIRDAFDQSEHSVVVSWLPLYHDMGLLGAVLQPLYCGATCVLMPSASFVQRPRRWLEAIDRYRGTTAGGPDFGYAHCVRRIPPEERAGLDLSSWRVAFNGAEPVRADTLDAFAEAFAPVGFDRSAFFPCYGLAESTLFVSGGRAGSGARVASFDPAALEGHHAEPAEAAAGRRLVACGGPRGDQRIAVVDPQRRRALATGRIGEIWVHGDSVAAGYWGRPEETASVFGAALAEKEGASDPRFLRTGDLGFVDAAGDLFVTGRLSDLMVLRGRNLHPHDLEAVASACAGIAGAAAFEAEVAGERRAVVVVEVGRRPRPDAVARAAAAVRAAAASEMEVAATVVPVTAGAIPRTTSGKVRRAACRAAWLAGDLPVVETPAEELAAVEAPAAEPTSSAAPSEPGPASLHDGGAMAGRRAVLDWLETVAEECLEGPVARQRPLVEQGLDSLAATELAHRIERTLGSGLSAADLLGGASLSVLAARLSTGGDALQPGPLKPPEPPGPPGRFPLSPAQLGLWIEWRRNPDSAALHIAGAAELEGETDVLRLGTAIASLSARHAALRTRFPAAGASAVQEVLAEVAPDWQVIDATGWSRSRLEQAASAEAYRPFDLQAAPAVRFRLYRRSSRRDVLVVSVHHLVADLGSFAVLVAELGALASAPDSPLPPVATDSPAVDRWRQSRLEGERGDQIRSRWREVLDPLPEDLDLTPDRPRRARFRGRAGSVQRTPEGLRSDLEGIAAAVAVTPFAVLLAGWRALLLRHGGGGDFVVATPSAGRDHPLLARVIGYLVERTLVRNPVTAASSFAEIAAAEGKALRDALERAEVPLAELVGELLGDRDPSRPPLAQTVVNWQSVHREAEGASRPGRSASSRGGVLAGFAFGVPELEVLAGDLKLVSFPLQRPACQVELELTAAAAPGGGLILDLLFDRDLHDPTTAERLLDHLVALISAAAADPDRPLSHLPLLLPTEQRELELWNHTGPGTVGGALLPERIVATAQRHPTTAALIGEAEEVLYPDLVARAQAVAVRLQALGAGPETVVAVAGERSPERLVGFLGVLLGGAAYLPLPAGEPSARVATMLAAARPVAILAIGDGEALLAHGLPVLRLVDVAARDSAWRPPAVEPAHPAYVLFTSGSTGQPKGVVVPHGALLNRLVWMQDAFCLEPGEPVLHKTPAGFDVSVWEMFWPLMVGATVVVARPGGQRDPEYLASAIARFAVTTVHFVPSLLAPFLELGGLASSSTLRRLVTSGEALPASQVERFFERRPAECELYNLYGPTEAAIDVSWWRCDPAERQSAPPIGHAITGLRLHVLDPALRPVPVGVPGELYIAGAGLARGYLGDPARTAASFVPEPGTAEPGARAYRSGDRVRRRWDGALEFLGRVDRQVKVRGIRIEPGEVEAALAADPAVHRAAVIADAGRLIAYWEPLGDGTEVASDDELKRRLGERLPAALVPSLLVRLEPLPLTASGKLDRRALPAPPAVAAAGGAPRGEAETTLAAIWERVLDAPVNGREASFFRLGGDSIRALQVVAAARQSGLELSLDDIFRRPTLEELAAIARPLEATPRGPQPFSLLRADERALAEDSELEDAYPLTRVYAGLVFHREHSPDYEVYVTTVRLRGRFDGGALSAALAALVARHPAMRTSFDLGGFRRPLQRIHRRVATLPVVVDLRPLPASDRLPQLESWLVAECRRPFDWQRAPLLRVTAHRLSADESQLTVAEPILDGWSVARLMRELLEDYAGLAAGGSLPARSSPAAAPRHHVALERQALEAPEAREFWRQVTAGAPRGRLPSPVSAQPAGRVRRRSSRAVGAALVAAAKRLDLPLKGLLLAVHVAVTGRITGEDDVLTGMLFHGRPDLPDSDRTLGLFLNPVCLRLQLGNRSWAELAAAATAAEREMLPHRRFPMAELVRENGGETLFDSLFNFTHFHVYGELDGIPGLEIVSGDASDQTYYPLTVQLHLDHGSGRFEIALDTRPPSVGGPDAELAEEIVELYIGALSAVAADPEASHLARPLLPVADREREERWNATAVAYPEADVVLHELVASTARRYPEEEAVRCGERALSYRELMRRARRLAARLSAAGAGAERPVAVCCERSPDLIVALLGVNAAGAAFLPLDPEHPEERLAWIAGDALGGGDRPLVVADAAGLRRAPALAEAAQRGVLVRVDDSALYDSATAEGDSEARLPSVDPDQLAYVLYTSGSTGRPKGVAVSHRSVVNRLLWGQDEMALEPGESVLHKTSIGFDVSLWELFWPLIAGGRLVMAPAGAADPVVVAAQIRQHGVTTLHFVPSLLRLFLDAPEAADCGGVLRRVIASGEALAPDLVSRFFRLYPEPGPALYDLYGPTEAAIEVTVHRCTPQDAAAPIPLGMPVANTRVRVLDRHGAPLPAGVAGELALGGVQLARGYLGRPALTAERFVPDPLAAAPGDRLYRTGDLALRRRAGGVIEYLGRRDGQVKLRGQRIEPGEVEAALLELPEVLEAVVDLRGSELDARLVGWIVPRRPKPDLAALRRSLAARLPHFMVPAELVTVDSLPRTGSGKVDRRALPAPAGNARVAELLAAVQELSDAEARERLAAAGEER; encoded by the coding sequence ATGGCTTTTCAACGAGCCGCCCGTGCGAAGGTGGAATCCTTCGACCAGATCGTTCGGCGCCGGGCCGGCGACCATCCCGAGCGCACCGCCTTCCGCTTTCTGGCGCGAGGCGAGGAGCTCGTCGCCGAGCTCAGCTATGGCGATCTCGATCGCCGAGCGCGGGTGTTGGCGGCGCGCCTTCAGGGCGTCGGCGAGCCCGGTGATCGAGCGCTGCTGGTCTTGCCGCCTGGGCTCGACTTCGTGGTGGCTTTTGTCGCCTGCCTGTACTCCGGCCGAATCGCGGTGCCGGTGTCGCCGCCGCGCCCTGGTCGGCCGTCGCCGGCGCTCGAAGCCGTCCTCGCCGATGCTCGCCCGCGGTGGCTGCTCGAGGGTGGCGGTGCCGGCGACCGTGCCGGGCGGCTCTATCCCGAGTTGAAGGCGCTGACGGCGGTCGCCGTCGACGATCTCGTCACCTCGGGAGAAACCCGGGATCTCGGCGCTTCGTGGCGGCCGCTTGCCGCCGATCCGGACGCCATTGCCCTGATTCAATACACCTCGGGCTCGACCCGCCGGCCACGGGGGGTCGTCGTCCGTCACCGCAATCTGCTCCACAACCAGGAGCAGATCCGCGACGCCTTCGATCAGTCTGAGCATTCGGTGGTGGTGAGTTGGCTGCCGCTCTACCACGACATGGGGCTTCTCGGAGCGGTTCTGCAGCCGCTCTATTGCGGCGCGACCTGTGTGCTGATGCCGTCGGCGTCCTTCGTGCAGCGGCCGCGCCGCTGGCTCGAGGCGATCGACCGCTACCGCGGTACGACCGCCGGTGGTCCCGACTTCGGTTACGCCCACTGCGTGCGGCGAATCCCTCCCGAGGAACGCGCCGGCCTCGACCTGTCGTCGTGGCGAGTCGCCTTCAATGGCGCCGAGCCGGTGCGTGCCGACACCCTGGATGCCTTTGCCGAGGCCTTCGCTCCCGTCGGCTTCGACCGTTCTGCGTTCTTCCCCTGCTACGGGCTGGCGGAGTCGACGCTGTTCGTTTCCGGCGGTCGGGCAGGTTCCGGAGCCCGGGTCGCGAGCTTCGATCCAGCGGCCTTGGAAGGGCACCACGCCGAGCCTGCGGAGGCCGCCGCGGGACGACGGCTGGTGGCCTGTGGCGGGCCGCGCGGCGATCAGCGGATCGCGGTGGTCGATCCACAGCGTCGGCGGGCCCTTGCGACCGGCCGGATCGGCGAGATCTGGGTCCATGGCGACAGTGTGGCGGCCGGCTATTGGGGACGACCGGAGGAGACGGCGAGCGTCTTCGGCGCCGCCCTCGCCGAGAAAGAAGGGGCTTCCGATCCCCGCTTCCTTCGAACCGGTGATCTCGGTTTCGTCGACGCCGCCGGCGATCTCTTCGTCACCGGCCGACTCAGCGACCTGATGGTGCTGCGCGGCCGCAACCTCCATCCCCATGATCTCGAAGCGGTCGCCTCGGCCTGCGCGGGCATTGCTGGCGCGGCGGCCTTCGAGGCCGAGGTGGCGGGGGAGCGGCGGGCGGTGGTCGTGGTCGAGGTCGGCCGCCGACCCCGACCGGACGCCGTGGCCCGAGCCGCGGCGGCGGTGAGGGCGGCCGCGGCCTCCGAGATGGAGGTCGCCGCGACCGTGGTTCCAGTGACAGCCGGCGCGATTCCGCGAACCACCTCGGGCAAGGTGCGGCGCGCGGCATGTCGAGCGGCCTGGTTGGCCGGGGATCTGCCGGTCGTCGAAACGCCCGCCGAAGAGCTCGCCGCCGTCGAGGCGCCCGCTGCCGAGCCGACTTCGTCTGCGGCTCCCTCCGAGCCGGGTCCGGCGTCGCTCCATGACGGCGGCGCGATGGCGGGGCGTCGAGCGGTCCTCGATTGGCTCGAAACCGTCGCCGAGGAGTGCCTCGAAGGCCCCGTCGCCCGCCAGCGGCCGCTGGTGGAGCAAGGCCTCGACTCCCTCGCCGCCACCGAGCTGGCACATCGCATCGAGCGCACCCTCGGGAGCGGGTTGAGCGCGGCCGACCTGCTCGGCGGCGCCTCCTTGTCGGTGCTCGCCGCAAGGCTGTCGACCGGTGGCGACGCCTTGCAGCCGGGGCCGCTGAAGCCACCGGAGCCGCCCGGGCCGCCGGGCCGCTTTCCGCTGTCGCCGGCGCAGCTCGGTCTGTGGATCGAGTGGCGCCGAAATCCCGACTCGGCCGCACTCCACATCGCCGGTGCCGCGGAGCTCGAGGGCGAAACCGATGTCCTTCGGCTGGGTACTGCCATCGCCTCCTTGAGCGCGCGCCACGCCGCCCTGCGGACCCGCTTCCCGGCGGCCGGTGCCAGCGCCGTGCAGGAAGTGCTGGCCGAGGTGGCGCCGGACTGGCAGGTGATCGACGCGACGGGCTGGAGTCGTTCCCGACTCGAGCAGGCGGCGTCTGCCGAGGCCTATCGGCCCTTCGATCTGCAGGCGGCTCCGGCGGTGCGCTTTCGCCTCTACCGCCGGTCCAGCAGGCGCGATGTCCTGGTCGTTTCGGTACATCACCTGGTCGCGGACCTCGGCTCCTTCGCCGTGCTGGTAGCCGAGCTCGGCGCCCTGGCGTCGGCTCCTGACTCGCCGTTGCCGCCGGTGGCGACGGATTCGCCGGCGGTCGATCGCTGGCGCCAGAGTCGGCTCGAAGGCGAGCGGGGCGACCAGATTCGCAGTCGCTGGCGGGAGGTTCTCGACCCCCTCCCGGAGGATCTCGATCTGACCCCGGACCGCCCCCGGCGAGCGCGCTTCCGGGGGCGTGCCGGCAGCGTGCAGCGCACCCCCGAGGGATTGCGGTCGGACCTCGAAGGAATCGCCGCGGCGGTCGCCGTGACGCCCTTCGCGGTGCTCCTCGCCGGCTGGCGCGCACTTCTGCTTCGCCATGGCGGGGGCGGCGACTTCGTCGTTGCGACGCCATCGGCCGGGCGTGATCATCCGTTGCTTGCTCGCGTGATCGGGTACCTGGTCGAACGGACTCTGGTGCGCAATCCGGTCACGGCCGCGAGCTCCTTCGCGGAGATCGCCGCCGCCGAAGGAAAGGCCCTGCGGGACGCCCTGGAGCGTGCCGAGGTGCCGCTGGCAGAGCTCGTCGGCGAGCTGCTTGGCGACCGCGATCCCTCGCGACCGCCGCTGGCTCAGACCGTCGTCAACTGGCAGTCGGTCCACCGTGAGGCGGAAGGAGCGTCACGGCCGGGTCGATCGGCGTCCTCGCGAGGCGGCGTCCTCGCCGGCTTCGCGTTCGGCGTTCCCGAGCTCGAGGTCCTCGCTGGCGACCTGAAGCTGGTGTCGTTCCCGCTGCAACGGCCTGCTTGCCAGGTCGAGCTCGAGCTGACTGCGGCGGCAGCGCCGGGGGGCGGTCTGATTCTCGATCTGCTGTTCGACCGCGACCTCCATGACCCGACGACCGCTGAGCGCCTCCTCGATCACCTCGTCGCCCTGATCTCGGCCGCGGCCGCCGATCCTGATCGGCCGCTATCGCACCTGCCTCTGCTCTTGCCGACCGAGCAGCGCGAGCTCGAGTTGTGGAATCACACCGGTCCGGGAACGGTCGGCGGAGCGCTGCTTCCGGAGCGGATCGTCGCCACCGCCCAGCGTCATCCGACCACGGCGGCCCTGATCGGCGAGGCGGAAGAGGTGCTTTACCCGGACCTCGTCGCCCGCGCCCAAGCCGTGGCGGTGCGGCTCCAGGCCCTCGGCGCCGGTCCAGAGACGGTCGTCGCCGTCGCCGGCGAGCGTTCTCCCGAGCGTCTCGTCGGGTTCCTCGGCGTTCTCCTCGGCGGAGCTGCCTACCTACCGCTGCCGGCCGGCGAGCCCTCCGCCCGGGTGGCGACGATGCTGGCGGCGGCGCGGCCGGTGGCGATTCTCGCCATCGGAGACGGCGAGGCGCTCTTGGCCCACGGCTTGCCGGTGCTGCGCCTCGTCGACGTGGCGGCACGGGATTCCGCCTGGCGCCCGCCGGCCGTCGAGCCCGCCCATCCGGCGTACGTGCTCTTCACTTCCGGCTCGACCGGCCAGCCGAAGGGCGTCGTCGTTCCCCACGGCGCGCTGCTCAACCGTCTGGTCTGGATGCAGGACGCCTTCTGCCTCGAGCCCGGCGAGCCGGTGCTGCACAAGACCCCGGCCGGCTTCGATGTTTCGGTGTGGGAGATGTTCTGGCCCCTGATGGTCGGCGCGACGGTGGTCGTGGCGCGGCCCGGGGGGCAGCGTGATCCGGAGTACTTGGCCAGTGCGATCGCCCGCTTCGCGGTCACCACGGTGCATTTCGTCCCTTCGCTGCTGGCGCCCTTTCTCGAGCTCGGTGGGCTGGCGAGCTCGAGCACCCTGCGCCGGCTGGTGACCAGCGGCGAAGCGCTTCCCGCCTCGCAGGTGGAGCGGTTCTTCGAGCGCCGGCCGGCCGAGTGTGAGCTCTACAACCTCTATGGTCCGACGGAAGCGGCGATCGACGTGAGCTGGTGGCGGTGCGATCCGGCGGAGCGGCAGAGCGCACCGCCGATCGGTCATGCGATCACCGGCCTGCGGCTCCACGTGCTCGATCCTGCGCTGCGTCCGGTACCGGTTGGCGTCCCCGGGGAGCTCTACATCGCCGGCGCCGGTCTGGCGCGTGGCTATCTCGGTGATCCGGCGCGCACCGCCGCTTCCTTCGTGCCCGAGCCCGGCACCGCCGAGCCGGGCGCGCGCGCCTATCGCAGCGGCGACCGGGTCCGGCGGCGCTGGGATGGTGCGCTCGAGTTCCTCGGCCGCGTCGACCGCCAGGTCAAGGTGCGCGGAATCCGGATCGAGCCGGGCGAGGTGGAGGCGGCGCTGGCCGCCGACCCGGCGGTGCACCGCGCGGCGGTGATCGCCGACGCTGGACGCCTGATCGCCTACTGGGAGCCGCTGGGAGACGGCACCGAAGTTGCCTCCGACGACGAGTTGAAGCGTCGGCTCGGTGAGCGTCTGCCCGCCGCGTTGGTGCCATCCCTGCTGGTGCGTCTCGAGCCCTTGCCGCTGACCGCGAGCGGCAAGCTCGACCGGCGCGCCTTGCCGGCCCCGCCGGCGGTGGCCGCCGCCGGCGGGGCGCCCCGGGGCGAGGCGGAGACGACGTTGGCGGCTATCTGGGAGCGGGTCCTCGACGCGCCGGTGAACGGCCGTGAGGCCAGCTTCTTCCGCCTCGGCGGCGATTCGATCCGTGCGCTCCAGGTGGTCGCTGCGGCCCGCCAGTCGGGGCTGGAGCTGAGCCTCGACGACATCTTCCGCCGGCCGACCCTGGAAGAGCTGGCAGCCATCGCCCGCCCGCTGGAGGCGACGCCCCGAGGGCCGCAGCCCTTCAGCCTGCTGCGCGCCGACGAGAGAGCTCTCGCCGAGGACTCGGAGCTCGAGGACGCCTATCCCTTGACCCGCGTCTACGCCGGCCTGGTCTTTCACCGCGAGCACAGCCCCGACTACGAGGTCTACGTCACCACGGTGCGACTGCGCGGGCGCTTCGACGGCGGAGCCCTGTCCGCCGCTCTCGCCGCCCTCGTCGCACGCCACCCAGCGATGCGCACGAGCTTCGACCTGGGTGGCTTCCGGCGGCCGCTGCAGCGGATTCACCGACGGGTTGCGACGCTGCCGGTGGTCGTCGACCTGCGCCCCCTGCCAGCGTCGGATCGGCTCCCACAGCTCGAGAGCTGGCTGGTCGCCGAGTGCCGCCGGCCGTTCGATTGGCAGCGGGCGCCCTTGCTCAGGGTCACGGCCCACCGTCTCTCCGCGGACGAGAGCCAGCTGACCGTTGCCGAGCCAATTCTCGATGGCTGGAGCGTTGCCCGGTTGATGCGCGAGCTGCTCGAGGACTATGCCGGTTTGGCCGCCGGCGGGTCGCTACCAGCTCGTTCCTCGCCGGCTGCCGCGCCGCGCCATCACGTCGCCCTCGAGCGGCAGGCCCTGGAGGCCCCGGAGGCGCGCGAGTTCTGGCGCCAAGTGACCGCCGGCGCGCCTCGTGGGCGATTGCCCTCGCCGGTGTCGGCGCAGCCGGCAGGGAGAGTGCGGCGGCGGAGCTCGCGGGCGGTCGGGGCGGCGCTGGTGGCGGCCGCGAAACGACTCGATCTGCCGCTCAAGGGTCTGCTGCTGGCGGTGCACGTCGCCGTCACCGGCCGGATCACCGGTGAGGACGACGTCCTCACCGGCATGCTGTTCCATGGTCGGCCCGACCTGCCGGACAGCGACCGCACCCTCGGCCTCTTCCTCAATCCGGTCTGCTTGCGATTGCAGTTGGGGAATCGGAGCTGGGCCGAGCTGGCCGCCGCGGCGACGGCGGCGGAACGGGAGATGCTGCCCCACCGGCGCTTCCCGATGGCGGAGCTGGTGCGCGAGAACGGCGGCGAAACGCTGTTCGACAGCCTGTTCAACTTCACCCACTTCCACGTCTACGGCGAGCTCGACGGGATTCCGGGGCTCGAGATCGTCAGCGGCGACGCCAGCGATCAGACCTATTACCCGCTGACCGTTCAGCTCCACCTCGACCACGGTTCGGGCCGCTTCGAGATCGCCCTCGACACCCGACCGCCGTCCGTCGGCGGACCGGACGCCGAGCTGGCGGAGGAAATCGTCGAGCTCTACATCGGAGCGCTGTCGGCGGTGGCGGCCGATCCCGAGGCCAGCCACCTGGCGCGCCCGCTGCTGCCGGTGGCCGACCGTGAACGGGAAGAACGCTGGAACGCCACCGCGGTTGCCTATCCGGAGGCCGATGTGGTGCTGCACGAGCTGGTCGCTAGCACCGCCCGACGTTACCCCGAGGAGGAGGCGGTGCGATGCGGTGAGCGTGCCCTGTCCTACCGCGAGCTGATGCGCCGCGCGCGCCGGCTGGCGGCGCGATTGTCCGCGGCCGGGGCCGGGGCCGAACGCCCGGTGGCCGTCTGCTGCGAACGCTCGCCCGATCTGATCGTCGCTCTGCTGGGCGTGAACGCCGCCGGCGCGGCCTTTCTGCCCCTCGATCCGGAGCATCCCGAGGAGCGTCTGGCGTGGATCGCCGGCGACGCCCTGGGCGGCGGCGACCGGCCGCTGGTGGTGGCCGACGCCGCGGGCCTGCGGCGGGCGCCGGCACTGGCCGAGGCGGCCCAGCGGGGCGTCCTGGTACGGGTCGACGACAGCGCCCTCTACGACAGCGCAACGGCAGAGGGCGACTCGGAGGCGCGGCTTCCCTCGGTCGACCCCGACCAGCTCGCCTACGTCCTCTACACCTCGGGTTCGACCGGCCGACCGAAGGGGGTGGCGGTGAGTCACCGCTCGGTGGTCAACCGGCTGCTCTGGGGGCAGGACGAGATGGCCCTCGAGCCCGGTGAGTCCGTCCTGCACAAGACCTCGATCGGCTTCGACGTGTCCCTCTGGGAGCTGTTCTGGCCGCTGATCGCGGGCGGCCGCCTGGTGATGGCGCCGGCTGGCGCCGCCGATCCCGTCGTCGTCGCCGCGCAGATTCGGCAGCACGGCGTCACCACCCTCCACTTCGTCCCCTCGCTGTTGCGCCTGTTCCTCGATGCGCCGGAGGCGGCCGACTGCGGCGGTGTGCTGCGCCGGGTGATCGCCAGCGGCGAGGCCCTGGCGCCGGATCTGGTGTCGCGCTTCTTCCGTCTCTACCCGGAGCCCGGCCCGGCGCTCTACGACCTCTACGGACCGACCGAAGCGGCGATCGAAGTCACCGTCCACCGCTGCACGCCGCAGGATGCCGCCGCTCCGATTCCCCTCGGGATGCCGGTGGCGAACACGCGGGTGCGCGTCCTCGATCGCCACGGCGCGCCGCTCCCCGCCGGCGTCGCCGGCGAGCTGGCCCTCGGCGGCGTGCAGCTCGCCCGGGGCTATCTCGGCCGGCCGGCCCTCACCGCCGAGCGTTTCGTTCCCGATCCCCTCGCCGCGGCGCCGGGCGATCGCCTCTACCGGACCGGCGACCTCGCCCTCCGGCGGCGCGCCGGAGGGGTGATCGAGTACCTCGGCCGGCGGGACGGGCAGGTGAAGCTGCGCGGTCAGCGCATCGAGCCCGGGGAGGTCGAGGCGGCCTTGCTCGAGCTGCCGGAGGTGCTCGAGGCGGTCGTCGACCTGCGCGGCTCGGAGCTCGACGCGCGGCTCGTCGGCTGGATCGTGCCGCGGCGGCCGAAGCCCGATCTCGCAGCCCTGCGCCGCTCCTTGGCGGCGCGCCTGCCGCACTTCATGGTGCCGGCCGAGCTGGTGACGGTGGACTCCCTGCCGCGCACCGGAAGCGGCAAGGTCGACCGCCGTGCGCTGCCGGCCCCGGCCGGCAATGCCCGTGTCGCCGAGCTGCTCGCCGCGGTGCAGGAGCTCTCCGATGCCGAAGCCCGCGAACGGCTGGCGGCCGCCGGAGAAGAGCGATGA